The Thunnus thynnus chromosome 22, fThuThy2.1, whole genome shotgun sequence genome includes a window with the following:
- the LOC137175199 gene encoding uncharacterized protein, with product MTALHPNGPSDNASDPDPMRLSQSQFSKLEAADDTSYEPNQLYGSHVRCLKEALKEDREGTDGLAAMLVMMMHFKEAEEALFLLADATTTPADAEAQFSLPTTPWFIVLGDTVWSANRWMLSIEGCVVIPHSHPMLDFVTALAVLFASFYVFNIEYQVEAATTLEFIQRLLVRINPDSSKCSAKVQTNQKTGRTVKRKTSDMNPYVISFIRDFTAFDWQNN from the exons ATGACAG CCCTGCACCCAAATGGACCCAGCGATAATGCTTCTGATCCTGACCCCATGCGCCTGTCTCAGAGTCAG TTCAGCAAACTTGAAGCAGCCGATGACACTTCCTACGAGCCCAATCAGCTCTATGGCAGCCATGTT AGGTGTCTGAAAGAGGCTTTGAAGGAGGACCGAGAGGGCACTGATGGTCTTGCAGCAATGCTGGTCATGATGATGCATTtcaaagaggcagaggaggccCTTTTTCTCCTTGCTGAT GCAACTACAACTCCTGCTGATGCCGAGGCCCAGTTCTCCCTTCCCACCACCCCATGGTTCATTGTGCTGG GAGACACTGTGTGGTCTGCGAACAGGTGGATGCTGTCCATAGAGGGCTGTGTTGTAATCCCACATTCACATCCCATGCTGGATTTCGTAACTGCCTTGGCTGTCTTGTTCGCCAGTTTCTACGTGTTTAATATAGAATATCAGGTGGAAGCAGCCACAACGCTGGAGTTTATTCAGAG ATTACTTGTTAGGATAAATCCTGACTCCAGCAAGTGCAGTGCCAAGGTCCAGACAAACCAGAAAACTGGAAGAACTGTAAAGCGGAAGACATCAGATATGAACCCATATGTCATTTCCTTCATCAGGGACTTCACTGCGTTTGACTGGCAAAATAACTAG